GTCAGGTCATGCCCGTCATCGGTATGTGCTGCATGGTGGCTCTGACGGAGGCGTCATGTTTTGCCTGTTGTTGCTGGATCGAATGTGGTGCGACAGTGACTGGAGCGCGAGGCGGTATGGCATGTCTTTATCTTCCGGTTTCTCCTCCTACGGTATCTGGCTAGCGAGGTGTCGGTAACTGGACAAGTGTTTGATAGTAGAGGCGACTTCAACGTCGAGTATGCGCACTCCGGTGGGAACACTAGATCTCCAATCAGGCTATGTGCCTATGTCGACGTGCGCCTGTGCCGTTCCCTTGCTGAAGGTGATGGATATAAGATTTGCTTTGTGGATGAAAATCCCGTGACTGTCCCTGGGTTGGACTCGTCATCATCGATGCACGTGTGATGATTCCTTATTAAAGGCTTAGTCCACGAGTTGTGTGTTTTTCTTTTATCATCAGGTTAGTGGTTGTCTGGTGAAATTACCGTCGCGTGGGACATGACctgttttcttttttacttttcggGTCGATATTGTCCGACCGTTGGATTTTGAATACCACGATAATGTATGACTGTGCATCATCCGATGCAGAGGTGGAGGGTTATCCTCCTTTATAGAAAAAAAAGACAGCAAAAAGAGCATAACACATCAAATTTCAGCACCCCCTGGTCACACATATCATAGAGCAGTAACGATAAGCGCGGCGGTATCTAAACGTCCGTTTCTCAACCATTTGTTGGCGGTGCATGTTAAAGCACATCAGGTTTCTTCTTCTTGCGGGTGAAAGCACACGCGGTTTGAAGATCCCTGGAGCTGCCGTTGTTTTCTGAACCGTTACTGCCGATGTACTAGACAAGGAGCGAAGTCTCATTTTCAAGACAAAACTGTTACTGTTGTgcacttcttctttctctgaactgTACTGTAGCTGTTGCGCACTTGTACTAGGACACTGCAAGCCTAGCCAGCCGTCCAAAAACAGAGCAGTCTATTCTGTAGTACAATGGAGAAAAGTGAAAAACCTAGTCTTCTCACCGGAAAAAAAGAGGGAGAGTCGCAATCCAGTAAATCCATTCTCGGCATAGTGGTATGGGGTACCCCTGGATTTTTGTCCAAAATTCTTGGCACAGTGGCAGGGTAACTTGCACCGGCGGCTACGGATACGGTACAGCCGGCAGGCACGCACATGCGCGTGACCCAGAGGAACATGCATGCCTATCCCTTCCCTTGCACCGAAAGGAAGGCAACTCCCTCGCTGTCACTGCGTTTTAGAGCATGCTTGGAtacattttagtcccatgactaaaagtagtgggactaaaatttgctagtctcacccatgcttggatccaaatactaaagagactaaaatctagttattgagcatttattatcctccaaaccctccaatccagaactaaggagaggaattaaatgaggagagagagagctaatacatattttagtaggtttcccatgactaaaagattttagcctcaagactagtcctagcctctctttagtcaggggtgcttggaactttagcctctaaaagaaactatttttagtcagactaaaaatagtcccttatatccaagcaccctcttaataTCCCTGTTATGGAACAGCAAGGAATGagatgcccccccccccctcgcatGTTCGCGCTTCACANNNNNNNNNNNNNNNNNNNNNNNNNNNNNNNNNNNNNNNNNNNNNNNNNNNNNNNNNNNNNNNNNNNNNNNNNNNNNNNNNNNNNNNNNNNNNNNNNNNNNNNNNNNNNNNNNNNNNNNNNNNNNNNNNNNNNNNNNNNNNNNNNNNNNNNNNNNNNNNNNNNNNNNNNNNNNNNNNNNNNNNNNNNNNNNNNNNNNNNNNNNNNNNNNNNNNNNNNNNNNNNNNNNNNNNNNNNNNNNNNNNNNNNNNNNNNNNNNNNNNNNNNNNNNNNNNNNNNNNNNNNNNNNNNNNNNNNNNNNNNNNNNNNNNNNNNNNNNNNNNNNNNNNNNNNNNNNNNNNNNNNNNNNNNNNNNNNNNNNNNNNNNNNNNNNNNNNNNNNNNNNNNNNNNNNNNNNNNNNNNNNNNNNNNNNNNNNNNNNNNNNNNNNNNNNNNNNNNNNNNNNNNNNNNNNNNNNNNNNNNNNNNNNNNNNNNNNNNNNNNNNNNNNNNNNNNNNNNNNNNNNNNNNNNNNNNNNNNNNNNNNNNNNNNNNNNNNNNNNNNNNNNNNNNNNNNNNNNNNNNNNNNNNNNNNNNNNTTCACACCCCAGCTTCACCTGCCCTGCCCGCATGTGACACCGTAATAAATCCGCTTATCAATGTAAAGCAGCCAGGCACCTACACATGAACCTTACTCCATAATTGTACTACTTCTTcctttcggaattacttgtcgcgaaaatggatgtacatctatttctgcgacaagtaattccgaacggagagaGTACAAGTTTGGCCACGGTTGCATATGAGAGAAAACATTGCATTTGATTGACTGACCAGAAGATACAAGGAAACCAGCCAAGCAATGGAACCACTCGACCTCAACCAATCCGAGTTTTTACAAATCCTTAGCTACGACCTTCGCCCAAAATGCCGGAGAAAAAATTACAGATCAGGGGAAGTGGAGAAGAGCGATCAGGAGCAGACGGAGGACGCAAGAATGAACAAATAAGCAGCATGAACAGGCTGAGTTACATACACATCAATCACACCACACCCCGAGGAAATGCAAGCCCAACCCAAGCCAATGAATGCAGTGCACCAAATCCTAACAACAGCGACAACACTCGGTTGTCCTGAGGCCGACGGGCCGGATCTCGGTCACGAGGCCGCGGCGGTCCCCTCGCCGGCGATCAGaccgtcgttgtcgtcgccgcGGACCGGGGGGCCGTCGCCGTCCGCTGGGGGTTGCGCGTCCCTGAGGCTCTGCTGCTGCTGGTAGATTTGGCTCAGCCTCTCTATCTCCTTCTTCAGTGCCTCCTGATGAGCTGAGCACGCGCGCGCAGAGAGTTAGTCAGCAAAGCGGTTGTAGATTGTTTCGAATTGAATTCGGAAGGTGGCCGGTGAGAAATTTCGAAATAGTAGTAATTGCGAGGGGTGGCAATGGCGGTCACCGTCTTTGAAGATCTTGTCCTGCGCGAGCGCCGCGATGCGCTGCTTGAGGTGGCTGTTCCCCAGCGTCAGCAGCGAGCGTTGGTGGTCCAGGAATGCCACGCGCGGGGACAATGCCGACACCTCCGTCTGCTCAACAGGGAGCACATACGGGTTCGAGGTCAAATTCATGGCGTTTTTCTTTGGAGGCGAGGAAACCAAGCTCGAAATGTGAACAGTTCGACGGACCTGGAGCGACGTGACGCTGCGCTCGAGCTCCGAGATGTAGTGCAGCTTGCGCACGCGCGACCGCTGCGCCGACTGCCGGTTTGCAAGGATCCTGCGAGTGTAGAGAAATTGGAGAATTCTGCCTCTCGGAGCTGTGCATTGCCGTGATTCTGGGAGGAGTGTAAGGACAAAAGATCACCTCTTGACCCGCTTGGGATCGGCTGTGGCGGGCGAGGACGGCTGCCCGGGCGCCGCGCCGTCGTCGCCATTGCAGTCGCTCTGCGCCTCCTCGGCGTCGCCCCTGTCCTGCTTCTCGTCGTTGACGCTGTTGTGATCGGACGGCGAGGACGCGCTGGCGGCCTGGCGCTGCGGGGCCAGCTCGTCGGAGAACATGCACATGAGCTGGTCGTCGTCGAGGCGGTCGAACTCGTGCGCCCCGACGCCGCCGGCATTGCCGTCGTCGAGGAAGGCGACGGAGTCGCTGACCGTGCGGCGGTGCGCGCCGCGCTTGGCGGCCGAGAAGTCGAGGAACTCGTCGACCCAGGACGGCTGCTGCTGCACCCCGCCGTTGGCGGGCGGGAGCGGCGGCATTggcgcggcgaggaaggcgcccatGGAGGGGCTGCGCTGGTGATGGTGGTGGCGGGCGTGGGCGTGGGCGCTGTGGTGGTGCCCGTCCCCGAACTCCGGCCAGGCCGGCGCCATGGCGGGGACCTTGGGCGGCAGCTGCGCCATGGCCGGGAGGGACCGCGCCCCCGAATCAACCAACCGGCGCGGGCAGCGGGCGCGATGGATGGCGCAGCGCCCAAACCTTTGCAGCGCCGGGGGCTGGAGCGGTAATGTAGGCTCGGGCCGTGCCGGAAATTGGACGGCCCTCGCTTTGGCTcacgttgccgccgccgccgccgcggaaacAATGGGCGAATGGACGGCGTGGGGGCTCAGCTCGGCGCTGAGCTAAATCGGGACAGAGGAGAGAGGAGCGACTTGGAATGTGGTATGCCTGCGCGCAGAGAGAGAaatagcaagagagagagagagagagagagagcgcgagGTGGGGAGGGAGGTCACATGACGAGGGGAGGGAGTCCAGAAGGACAGCTAGCACCAGCTGGTGTTTACAAGGTGAAGTGGCGGGAGCGAAGCTGGGCTTAGTACAAAAGAGGTCAagcatatactccctccttccctatAAAAGTTCAGACtattactccctccggtccttttagtCTGCATATTAGTTTTCTTCGGAGTCAAATTATCTATACTTTGACCATACTTATAGGAAAAAATATCAATATTCACAATGACAAATCAACGttgttagattcattatgaaatgtagtttcatattatatatatttaatagTGTAGATGTTGACATTTTTTACAataaatttggtcaaaatttgcaaagtttgacttgataCAAATCTAATACGCAGAGTAAAAAAGACAAGAAGGAGTATCAACTTACATACCAAAGATCTAGAATGTCTTTCTGCTCTTACGAGAGCATAACGCCAGCAAACCATAAACTTGCATTTACTCAGATTATATCACCTTACATGACAAAGGTGTCG
The Triticum dicoccoides isolate Atlit2015 ecotype Zavitan chromosome 3A, WEW_v2.0, whole genome shotgun sequence genome window above contains:
- the LOC119267542 gene encoding basic leucine zipper 2-like — protein: MAQLPPKVPAMAPAWPEFGDGHHHSAHAHARHHHHQRSPSMGAFLAAPMPPLPPANGGVQQQPSWVDEFLDFSAAKRGAHRRTVSDSVAFLDDGNAGGVGAHEFDRLDDDQLMCMFSDELAPQRQAASASSPSDHNSVNDEKQDRGDAEEAQSDCNGDDGAAPGQPSSPATADPKRVKRILANRQSAQRSRVRKLHYISELERSVTSLQTEVSALSPRVAFLDHQRSLLTLGNSHLKQRIAALAQDKIFKDAHQEALKKEIERLSQIYQQQQSLRDAQPPADGDGPPVRGDDNDGLIAGEGTAAAS